In Tepidimonas taiwanensis, the following are encoded in one genomic region:
- a CDS encoding site-2 protease family protein, which yields MDLAHIIQTVAVYALPVLFAITVHEAAHGYAARHFGDPTAERLGRITLNPLRHIDPIGTIAMPLLLYFATAGAFLFGYAKPVPVNFGRLRHPKRDMVWVALAGPGANLAQAIAWAAFGYALVAAGIQEPFFNGMARAGVLVNIVMFAFNLFPLPPLDGGRILVGLLPLRQAMALSRIEPYGFFIVLALVITGVVSTLWLRPLMQLTAQAIEVLLTPLRWLLF from the coding sequence ATGGACCTCGCCCACATCATCCAGACCGTTGCCGTCTACGCGCTGCCGGTGTTGTTCGCCATCACCGTGCACGAGGCGGCACACGGCTACGCGGCGCGGCACTTCGGCGACCCCACCGCTGAGCGGCTCGGGCGCATCACGCTCAACCCGCTGCGCCACATCGACCCGATCGGCACCATCGCGATGCCGCTGCTGCTGTACTTCGCCACGGCCGGCGCGTTTTTGTTCGGCTACGCCAAGCCGGTGCCGGTCAACTTCGGCCGGCTGCGGCACCCCAAGCGCGACATGGTCTGGGTGGCACTCGCCGGGCCCGGCGCCAACCTCGCGCAGGCCATCGCCTGGGCGGCGTTCGGCTACGCGCTGGTCGCCGCTGGCATCCAGGAGCCGTTTTTCAACGGCATGGCGCGCGCCGGCGTGCTCGTCAACATCGTAATGTTCGCGTTCAACCTGTTTCCGCTGCCGCCGCTGGACGGCGGGCGCATCCTGGTCGGGCTGCTGCCGCTGCGCCAGGCGATGGCGCTGTCGCGTATCGAGCCGTACGGGTTTTTCATCGTGCTGGCGCTGGTCATCACCGGCGTCGTGAGCACGCTGTGGCTGCGTCCGCTGATGCAGCTCACCGCGCAGGCAATCGAAGTGCTGCTCACCCCGCTGCGCTGGCTGCTGTTCTGA
- a CDS encoding tryptophan--tRNA ligase yields the protein MNVRVLTGIKPSGTPHLGNYVGAIRPTVRASRESGIDSYLFLADYHALISTHDPARVQRSTLEIAATWIACGLDPERVTFYRQSDIPEIPELTWLLACVCGKGLLNRAHAYKAAVDKNTAEGRDPDDGVTMGLFMYPVLMAADILMFNAHRVPVGRDQIQHIEMARDLASSFNHLYGPHFTLPEAVIDEQVATLPGLDGRKMSKSYDNVIPLFAPREQLRRLIMGIVTDSRAPGEPKATDGSAVFQLYQAFATAEETAAFARDFAAGIAWSEAKERLFERIDREIAPMRATYDELMAHPARVEAMLRAGAAKARAEATPFMARLRAAVGLRPLDTLATMVTAMGTATSWGTATASTAPAKAAPPVFKQYREADGRFYFKLTDAKGHVLLQSTGFDSPKDAGQAVARLKAEGWAACADLHGAVTAAAEADKIEAALARLR from the coding sequence ATGAACGTCCGCGTCCTCACCGGCATCAAACCGTCGGGCACCCCGCACCTAGGCAATTACGTCGGCGCCATCCGCCCCACCGTGCGCGCCAGCCGCGAGAGCGGCATCGACAGCTACCTGTTCCTCGCCGACTACCACGCGCTCATCTCCACGCACGACCCGGCGCGCGTGCAGCGCTCGACGCTGGAAATCGCCGCCACCTGGATCGCCTGCGGCCTCGACCCGGAGCGCGTGACGTTCTACCGCCAGTCCGACATCCCCGAGATCCCGGAGCTCACGTGGCTGCTCGCCTGCGTCTGCGGCAAGGGGCTGCTCAACCGCGCCCACGCGTACAAGGCCGCCGTGGATAAGAACACCGCCGAAGGGCGCGACCCGGACGACGGTGTGACCATGGGGCTGTTCATGTACCCGGTGCTGATGGCCGCCGACATCCTGATGTTCAACGCGCACCGGGTGCCCGTGGGCCGCGACCAGATCCAGCACATCGAGATGGCGCGCGATCTCGCGTCCAGCTTCAACCACCTCTACGGTCCGCACTTCACACTGCCGGAGGCCGTGATCGACGAGCAGGTCGCCACCCTGCCCGGGCTGGACGGGCGCAAGATGAGCAAGAGCTACGACAACGTCATCCCGCTCTTTGCCCCGCGCGAGCAGCTGCGTCGGCTCATCATGGGCATCGTCACCGACTCGCGCGCGCCGGGCGAGCCGAAAGCCACCGACGGCTCAGCGGTCTTCCAGCTCTACCAGGCCTTCGCCACGGCCGAGGAAACCGCCGCCTTCGCGCGCGACTTTGCCGCCGGCATCGCGTGGAGCGAGGCCAAGGAGCGGCTGTTCGAGCGCATCGACCGCGAAATCGCGCCGATGCGCGCCACCTACGACGAGCTGATGGCCCACCCCGCGCGCGTCGAGGCGATGCTGCGCGCCGGTGCCGCCAAGGCGCGCGCCGAAGCGACGCCCTTCATGGCCCGCCTGCGCGCCGCCGTCGGCCTGCGGCCACTGGACACCCTGGCCACGATGGTCACCGCGATGGGTACTGCCACCTCTTGGGGCACCGCCACCGCCTCCACCGCGCCTGCGAAGGCCGCGCCGCCCGTCTTCAAGCAGTACCGCGAGGCCGACGGGCGCTTTTATTTCAAGCTCACGGACGCCAAAGGCCACGTGCTGCTGCAAAGCACCGGCTTCGACAGCCCGAAAGACGCCGGACAGGCCGTCGCACGGCTGAAGGCCGAGGGCTGGGCTGCCTGCGCCGACTTGCACGGCGCGGTCACGGCAGCGGCCGAAGCCGACAAGATCGAGGCCGCGCTGGCCCGGTTGCGCTAG
- a CDS encoding HGGxSTG domain-containing protein, producing MIERSLPKAAAQRLLQLQAMVDAIATKRQARKAASDLAQRLVALGVEPEKARHAAEKAQRNGCGLCMAKNRRGLPCIALGDGAGGRCRFHGGLSTGPKTPEGRQRALEALARGRLRAADNRRRGPAGS from the coding sequence ATGATCGAGCGCAGCCTACCGAAAGCGGCGGCGCAACGACTGCTGCAATTGCAGGCGATGGTGGATGCCATCGCAACCAAGCGACAGGCCCGCAAGGCCGCGTCCGATCTGGCGCAGCGGCTGGTGGCGCTGGGGGTGGAGCCTGAAAAGGCCCGCCATGCTGCCGAGAAAGCGCAGCGCAACGGCTGCGGGCTGTGCATGGCGAAGAACCGCCGTGGCCTGCCCTGCATCGCGCTGGGCGATGGAGCGGGCGGGCGCTGCCGCTTCCACGGTGGCCTGAGCACGGGCCCCAAGACACCGGAGGGCAGGCAGCGGGCGCTGGAAGCGCTGGCGCGGGGCAGGCTGCGCGCCGCCGACAACCGGCGCAGGGGCCCAGCAGGAAGTTAG